TGCGTAGTCGGCGAATCCGCCGCCGCCTTCCGGGGCGGCGGATTCGCCTCCATCGCCAGTAACTCTTTGAGCAACCGGCACAACCTCCCCGATGAAGCGGGAGATTTGTGTCATAGGCAACCGAATCTTCCCGCTTCAACGCCTTTGATTTAGCGACCTACCCTGCCGCCGTATGGCGATTCAACACAGCCCCCGTAACCAAACGACTTCCCGTTCGCCAGCCGTGGCCGGCGTATGGAGTACACGACGCTGGGCGGTTCGGGGACGAAGGTCAGTCGCATCGGAATCGGGACCAACACGTTCGGCGGCGACGCCGAGTGGCACCTGTCCGCGGCGGAGGCGCAGGAGGTCGTCGACACCGCCGTCGAACACGGGATCAACTTCTTCGACACCGCCAACGCGTACAACGCCGGCGAGAGCGAGCGCGTCCTCGGGGAGGCGCTCGACGGGTACGACGCCGACCGACAGGTCGTCGCCACGAAGGTGTACTTCCAGATGGACGACGACGACCCGAACTCCGGCGGGCTCTCGCGGAAGGCGATCGAGCAGGAGCTCGCGAACAGCCTCGACCGGCTCGGCATGGAGACGATCGACCTCTATCAGATCCACCGCTGGGACGACGAGACGCCCATCGAGGAGACGCTGCGCGCGCTCACGGACGCCGTCGAGCGGGGGCAGGTGCGGCATCTCGGCGCGTCGTCGATGTGGGCTCACCAGTTCGCCGACGCGGTCCACGCGGCGGACCGAGGGGGTCACGAGCCGTTCGTCACGATGCAGAACCACTACAACCTCGCCTACCGAGAGGAGGAGCGCGAGATGGTGCCGTTCTGCGAGCAGAACGACGTCGGACTGATCCCGTGGAGCCCGCTCGCGCGCGGGTTCCTCACTCGCCCGCACGACGAACTCGAGGCGACCGTCCGCGGCGAGACGGACCAGTACCTCCACGAGCGGCTCCGGACGTACGCGGCGAACGGCGGCCGCGAGATCAACGAGCGCGTCGCGGAGCTCGCCGACGAGAAGGGCGTGAAGATGGCGCAGATCGCGCTGTCATGGCTGCTCCATCAGGACGCCGTCGACGCCCCGATCATCGGGGCACGGAAGCCCGAGTACGTCGTCGACGCCGTCGAGGCGCTCGACATCGACCTGTCCGCGTCCGATCTCGACTGGTTGGCAGAGCCGTACGAGCCGGTGCCGGTGGATGGCCACAGCTGAGACCGCGCATCGACTCAGGGCGAGCCGCTGTGGTGTTTCGTTCGCACGCGCGAGCCCCCGGGCGCGTGACCCCGAGGGAGACCGACCCGCATCCATCATGATTTACCGTTGATATTATGTCGGGGCCGGTCGGTACGTGAGGTATGGGGACACGTCACAACCTCACCGAGTACGAGGAGCGTCGGGCCGCGTTCGACTGGACGGACGTCTACGACGAGGCCGACTGGGACGCACCGGCCGAGCTGAACATCGCCCACGAGACGGTCGACCGTCACGCGACGGACCGCGACGCGGTCGCGCTGTATCAGGTCGGGACCGACGGCGAGCCCACGACGCTGACGTTCTGGGAGCTCGCCGACCGGTCCGCCCAGTTCGCGAACGTCTTGGAGACGCTCGGCGTCGCCGCCGGCGACCGCGTCGTCTCGTACATGCCGCGCATCCCCGAACACTACGTGGCGATGATCGGGACGCTCAAGCGCGGGGCCGTCTGGGGGAGCGTCAACGAGCGGTTCGGGCCCGAGGGGATCGCGTATCGGCTCCGCGACTGTGACGCGAGCGCGGTGGTGACGACGACCGACAACCGCGAGACGATCGCCGACGCGCTCGCCGACGCGCCGAGCGTCGACCACGTCATCACCGTCGACCGCGGCGGCGGTGCCCCGCCCGCGGACACCGTGTTCGGCCCCGCGCTCGACGACGCGGCGACGTCCTACGAGACGGCCGCGACCGGCGGGGAGGACGACGCCCTCCTCTACTACACCTCCGGGACGACCGGGCCGGCGAAGGGCGTCCTCCACAGGCAGCGCTGGATCGCCGGGGTCGCGGCCACCCAGCGCGACGCGGTCGACCTCCAGCCCGGCGACCTCTACTGGAGCACGGGCGATCTCGGGTGGCTGACGGGCGCGATCAACACGCTCGGCGCGTGGTTCTGGGGGACGGCGCTGTTCACGTACGAGGGGGAGTTCGACCCCGAGACGTGGGCTGACCTGCTCGACGAGTACCCGATCACGGTGCTCTTCTCGGTGCCGACGGCCTACCGGATGCTGCGCGAAAACGAGGCGGTCCTCGACGGGGTCGACCTCGACCTCCGGCACGCCCTCTCGATCGGCGAGCCGCTCAGCGCCGGCGTCGTCGAGTGGGGCGAGGCGACGCTGGACGTGACGATCCTCGACACCTACGGGCAGACGGAGACGGGGAACATGATCATCAACAACTACCCCACGATGGAGGTCCGCCCCGGGTCGATGGGGAAACCCCTCCCCGGCATCGAGGCCGAGGTTGTCGACCCGGACACCGGCGAGGTGCTCGACCCCGGGGAGACCGGCGAGATCGCCCAGCGGGGCGACTACCCCTGCTTCTTCGCGGAGTACTGGGAGCAGCCAGAGAAGACGGCCTCGTGTTTCGTCGACGGCCCCGACGGCGAGTGGTACCTCTCCGGCGACCTCGCGCACAAGGACGAGGACGGCTACTTCTGGTTCGAGGGGCGGGCCGACGACATCATCCTCTCGGCGGGGTATCGCATCGGCCCCTTCGAGGTCGAGAGTTCGCTGGGCGAACACGAGGCGGTGGCCGAGGCCGCGGTCGTCCCGAAGCCGCACCCGGAGCGGGGCAACATCGTGAAGGCGTACGTCGTGCCGAGCGAGGGGGCGACGCCCTCCGACGACCTCAAAGCCGAGATCAAAGACCACGTGAAAACGGAGCTCTCCGCCCACGAGTACCCGCGGGAACTGGAGTTCCGCACGGAACTGCCGAAGACGGTCACCGGAAAGATCCGGCGCACGGAGCTCCAAGACGACGCCGAGGCCGACGCCGAAGCGTAGCCCGGAGCGACGCGCTCGACACCCCCGGTCGAGTTTGTCGCTGCCCGAACGAGTGAGACCGCGGAGGGAGGCGACACGGGTTTCCCGTCGGGGGGGCAACCCCGACCGATGGCACAACGTTCGCTTCCGGTCCGCGCGCTGTGGTTCGTGTTCGTCGGCTGGTGGGCGACGCCGATCGTCGTCAACGTCGCGTGGGCGCTCAACGTGACGGTCGTCCTGCTGCCGGTCGGCATCAAGCTCATCAACCTCGTGCCGACGGTGCTCACCCTCGCGGAGCCGCGGTCGCTCTCGGAGCCGGAGTCGGCGCGCGGGCAGCGCTCGCTCGTCGTCCGCGGGGTCTACTTCGTCCTCGTCGGCT
This genomic stretch from Halorubrum hochsteinianum harbors:
- a CDS encoding aldo/keto reductase produces the protein MEYTTLGGSGTKVSRIGIGTNTFGGDAEWHLSAAEAQEVVDTAVEHGINFFDTANAYNAGESERVLGEALDGYDADRQVVATKVYFQMDDDDPNSGGLSRKAIEQELANSLDRLGMETIDLYQIHRWDDETPIEETLRALTDAVERGQVRHLGASSMWAHQFADAVHAADRGGHEPFVTMQNHYNLAYREEEREMVPFCEQNDVGLIPWSPLARGFLTRPHDELEATVRGETDQYLHERLRTYAANGGREINERVAELADEKGVKMAQIALSWLLHQDAVDAPIIGARKPEYVVDAVEALDIDLSASDLDWLAEPYEPVPVDGHS
- a CDS encoding acyl-CoA synthetase, encoding MGTRHNLTEYEERRAAFDWTDVYDEADWDAPAELNIAHETVDRHATDRDAVALYQVGTDGEPTTLTFWELADRSAQFANVLETLGVAAGDRVVSYMPRIPEHYVAMIGTLKRGAVWGSVNERFGPEGIAYRLRDCDASAVVTTTDNRETIADALADAPSVDHVITVDRGGGAPPADTVFGPALDDAATSYETAATGGEDDALLYYTSGTTGPAKGVLHRQRWIAGVAATQRDAVDLQPGDLYWSTGDLGWLTGAINTLGAWFWGTALFTYEGEFDPETWADLLDEYPITVLFSVPTAYRMLRENEAVLDGVDLDLRHALSIGEPLSAGVVEWGEATLDVTILDTYGQTETGNMIINNYPTMEVRPGSMGKPLPGIEAEVVDPDTGEVLDPGETGEIAQRGDYPCFFAEYWEQPEKTASCFVDGPDGEWYLSGDLAHKDEDGYFWFEGRADDIILSAGYRIGPFEVESSLGEHEAVAEAAVVPKPHPERGNIVKAYVVPSEGATPSDDLKAEIKDHVKTELSAHEYPRELEFRTELPKTVTGKIRRTELQDDAEADAEA
- a CDS encoding YccF domain-containing protein, which codes for MAQRSLPVRALWFVFVGWWATPIVVNVAWALNVTVVLLPVGIKLINLVPTVLTLAEPRSLSEPESARGQRSLVVRGVYFVLVGWWLSLLWANVASVLAVTVVGLPVAVWMLNRLPYVTSLYRFHG